TGGAGGGCGAAGGCGAAGAGGATCGCCAGGACGACATCGAAGAGCCAACTGGCAGCGCCCGGCCATCCCCCAACCCGGTGGGCCACCCAGCACCATGAGATCAGGAGCAGTCCCTCAAAGGCGGCGAGGAAGCGGCGGCGCCCGAACACCCCTCCACAGGCCAGGGCCAGGAGCAGGGTAGAGGCGGTCTCCTGAAGACGCCCGTAGAGCCACAGCTGGGAGAGGGTCGTGACCAGCCCCAGGACCATCAGGCCGAAGGCCAGGCCATCGGGGTGGGCGATCCGGCGCGGGACGCGATGGAGCAGCAGGGCATAGGCGAGCACCCCGACGCCGCAGATGCCGGCATGCATCGCCAGCAGCCCCATGGGCCCAGGGCCGGGACCCCTGCTGAGACGCCAGGGGATCATCACCAGGAGGAAGATCCCCACTGCCGTGGCCCCGTTCCGGAGCCCGTGTATCCGCTGGTGATCGATGCTCCGCCGGGTGACCATCCCTCAGCCTCTGCCTGCAGACCGGGGTGTGGCCAGCATGAAGAGTATGGCCAGCCCGGCGCAGGCCGTCATGCCGATGACCATGGGCTGAAGGGTGCCGTTGCTGAGGCTGGAGACCAGGGCGGAGGCCAGGGCACTGAGGGCCATCATGATGGCTCCGCTCAGGGCCGAGGCACTGCCGGCGCGCTCGGGGAAGGGCACCAGGGAGAGCGCGGCGGCGTTGGGGAAGACCACGCCCTGGGTCACCAGGAAGAGCCAGATCAGGATCATGCAGGGGATCGCCCCCAGGCCCAGCCAGCCGCCGCCGAGGGCCACCACCACGCTGAGCCCCAGCTGGAACCAGAGGGCCGTCGCGGTGATGCGCGCCATACCGGTCTTCCGGAGCAGGGGCACATTGAGCTGCCCTCCGAGGATGAAGCCGATGGCGTTGATTCCGAAGGCCCAGGCGAAGTGGGCCTCGGAGAGTCCGAAGACCTTCATGTAGACGAAGGGCGAAGCGGCGATATAGGCCAGGAGCCCGGCATTGGCCCAGTTGCCCGCCATGCTGTAGGTCAGGAAGGTCCGCTCCTTCAGCAGGGCGCCGTAGGCGGCCAGGACCCGGCCGGGGTGCAGGGGAACCTGGCGGTCATTGCGGCGGTCCATCGCCAGGAGCCCCCAGGTGCCCAGGAAGAGCACCAGGGCGAAGCAGGCCTGGAGGTGGAAGATCGCCCGCCAGCCGAAGTGGAGGGAGATCCAGCCGCCCACCGAGGGGGCCAGCACCGGGGCCAGGCCCATGACCAGCATCAGGGAGGAGAAGACCCGACTGGCCTCTTCAGCGAAGAGGTCAACCACCAGGGCCCGGCCGGCCACCATGCCGACGCAGCCCCCTGCCGCCTGGAGGAAGCGCCAGGCGATCAGGCTCCGGATCCCTGGGGCCAGGGCGCAGCCCAGGGAGGCCACCAGCAGGATGCCCATGCCCCAGAGGAGGGGGGTCTTCCTGCCGAAGCGGTCGAGGATGGGGCCGTAGGCCAGCTGGCCCAGGCAGATGCCCAGGAAATAGGAGGAGAGGGAGAGGCCCACCCGGGGCACGGTGGTGCCCAGACTGGTGGCCATCTGTCCGAAGGCGGGCAGGTAGCTGTCGATGCAGAAGGGGGCGACGGCGGAGAGTCCGCCCAGCAGCACGATGAGGACGCGGCGGCGGCTCGGGGAGAATGAAGGCATAGGGCTTCCAGGCGAAGGGGTGATCCGGGGACTCGGGCTGGGTGTGCGCGGGCAGGGCCCGCCCGCCCCGCCTTACCAGGGGCCGATCTTCACCCGTCCCAGCTCCATGCCGTCCATCCTGACCATTCTATCCGCTTTGGGTTGGGGTGATGGCGGATCAGGGGAGAACGGGGTTCAGTCGCAGGGCTTCGGCCAAGTGCCCGAGGTAGTCCTGGCGAGGAAGGGTCCGGGCCCCCAGCTGGCTCAGGTTGGGGTTGGGCAGCTGGCCGTCGATGAGCCGGAAACCCCTGGCCCAGGCCCTCCCGCAGAGTTCCTGGAAGGCGGCCCGGCTGGCATAGGGTTCCAGGGAGAACATGCTCTCGCCGCAGAAGCAGGCACCCACCTGGATGCCATAGAGTCCGCCGACCAGGTGCCCCTCCCGGAAGACCTCCACGGAGTGGGCGTGTCCCCCTTGGTGGAGCTGGGTGTAGGCCGCCTCCATCTCCTCGGTGATCCAGGTGCCGTCCTGCCCTGGGCGAGGGATCTGGGCGCAGTGCCGGATCACCTCCGGGAAGCAGGTGTCCCAGCGGAGCTCGAAGGGCAGCTGGCGAAGCGCCCGTTGGGCCCTGCGGGAGAGGTGACCGTCCCCGGCGAGGAACACGGCCCGCTCCAGCGGGCACCACCACAGGATGGGACTGCCCTCGCCGAACCAGGGGAAGATCCCCTGGCGGTAGGCCAGGAGCAGCCGCTCTGGGGAGAGGTCCCCACCCACGGCCAGTAGCCCGTCCGGTTCCGCGAGGCGGGGGTCGGGGAACTGGAGGCTGCTGGACAGGGTGAAGACCGGCATCCCTGGAGGGTATCAGTTCTCCAGCTTGTGGAGCCCCATGGCCACCAGATCAGGCGGCAGCTGGGCGAAGCCGCAGGATTCCGCCAGCTTCTGTCCCTCCGGGGAGAGGATATAGCTCAGGAAGAGCTTGAACATGGGGATCATGGGCTGGCGCAGCGGCTTGTTGAGGTAGATATAGAGCACTCGCCCCAGAGGGTAGGAGCCGTCGGCCACCGTGCCCGGGCTGGCCAGTACCGAGTCCTTGCCCCCCTTGGGGATCAGAGGGATGGCCTTGAGGCTGGGATAGGCCTGGCTCATGGAGCTGTAGCCGATGGCCGCCTGGTTGGCCATGAGACTTTCGATCATGAGCATGAGGTCATCGCCGCGTTTGAGGTCCGGCTTGAGTGCGCCCCCCAGGGTGACGCTCTCGCGGAAGAAGGCGCCGGTCCCGGACCCTTCGGGCTGCCCCCAGCACTCAATGGGGCGCTTCGCCCAGTTGCCGCCGCTCAGGCCCAGGTCACCCCAGGTCCGGATCTCCTTGGGCCAGCCCTGGAGCCGGGAAGCACTGTAGACGGCGTCCAACTCCTCCATGTGGATTTCCTTGATGGGGTTGTTCCGGTTGGTCAGGGCCACCAGACCGTCCATGGCGATGGCGATCCGGGTGGGGGGGTAACCCCATCGCTGGGTGAAGGCGGTGATCTCATCTTCGGTCATCTCCTTGTCGCAGAGGCCGATGGGGGCCGTCCCCTCCAGGAAGGCCTGGATCACCCGGGCGTTGGTGGTCGCCCGGTGGGCGCCGCGGAAGCTGGGCTGGGACTGCTGGAAGTGATCTCGCCAGGTCACGAAGAGCGGCTCCATGAACTCGGCCATGGTGATGGCCTGGTCCGCGATGGGGGCGATGCTGACCGGACCCTGGGCGGCGGAGCAGGGCTGCCCGGCACCCAGGGTGATGGCAAGGGCGGTGAAGGCGACAAGGGATCGCGCATATCGCATATGGACTCCATGGAGGGTCCTGCGATTGTAATCTCTTGATTGAGTCTTTTTTTTACTTGTATTTACAATATGCCACAAGTCACAGGGACTCGCTGACTCCGGCGCCGGAGAAGGTGAGCATCTCCCGCAGGACCGCGATGGAGCTGCGGAGCACGGGGACACACATGGCAGCGCCAGTGCCCTCGCCCAGGCGGAAGCCGAAGTCCAGCACGGGCTGGATGCCGATCTTTTCGAGCAGCATGGTGGCCCCGGGCTCGGCGCTGCGGTGGGACCAGACCAGGAAGTCCTTGAGCTTGGGGTCCAGGGCCAGGGCTAGGCAGGCGGCGGCCCCGGCAATGTAGCCGTCCACGATCACCGCCCAGCCCCGAGAGGCGGCGGCCAGCATGGCCCCGGCCATGGCGCCGAACTCGGCGCCGCCCACGGCGGCCAGCACCCCGATGGGGTCCTGGGGGTCAGGGCGGTGCTTGGTCAGGACCTCCCGGATGACCTGGCGTTTGTTCTCCAGGGCGCTGCCCTGGACGCCGGTGCCCGGCCCGGTGGCCGCATCGGAGTCGATGCCTGCGAAGACGCTCACAAGCAGGGCGGCCACCGCGGAGTTGGCGATGCCCAGCTCACCCACACCCAGGAGAGCGAAGGGGTGCTTCGGCAGGGACTCGATCTGTTCGATGCCCGCCTGGAGGCAGGCCTCGGCCTGCTCCCGGGTCATGACCGGGCCCGCCAGGGGGTCCCCGGTGCCGCGCAGGACGTTGCGCTGCACCACGGCGGGGTGCTCCGAGGCCACCTTCACGCCCACGTCCACGATGGCGTGGTGGATGCGGTTGGCCCGGCAGAGCACGTTGATGGCGGCGCCCCCCGCGGCCATGTTGGCCATCATCTGGATGGTCACTTCCTGGGGGAAGGCACTGACCCCGTGGGCGGCGATGCCGTGGTCGCCCCCGAAGGTGAAGATGTAGGCCTCGGGCTCGGCGATGTTGAGGGTCCCGGCGATCCAGGCCATCTGGTTGCCCAGGGCCTCCAAGCGGCCCAGGCTGCCTTGGGGCTTGGCAAGGTCATCCTGGTGGGCCTGGATGGGGGCCTTCTTGGCCGGATCCAGGGTGGGAAGCACAGGCAGATTCATCATGTCTCCTTCTCGCTCCCGCGGCGAGGGATGGGGGCCGGTCTCCGGGCTCGCACGCGGCGGGTGCTGGCACCCCCCTCGCCTTCCCGGGATGCTCCCAGTGGCTCGGGCCATGGCCTCCCGGCAGGACCGGGGTGCATACCGTTGCGGGGCAGCGCAGGCATTGCACCTGCTTCCCGGCTTCGGGGTTGGTTTGCCCCAGAGTCCCACGGGGGCGCAGCGGGGGCAAGGTGATCAGACCAGATTGATCTCGCCCCGCCCCAGCAGACGCTGCCAGAGGCTGTCCTCCAGGATCTCGAAGGGGCCCGGGTCCCCGCCGAGGAACATGAGGCTCTCCCGGGAGAGGCGCACCGGTACGCCGCGTCGCTGGCAGCCCTCCAGGACCTGCATGGCCGCAGGGTCCTCCAGGAGCTCCATGGCTTCGTGGGCCAGGCCGATCCAGGGGGTGTCCCGCCCCGTGGCCTGGAGAACCCCCAACAGCAGCCGCCGACCCAGGGCGGGATCCCCCGGGGTGAAGGCGCTGCGCAGGAGGAGCAGGGGCGGAACCGGGGGCTGGACCCGCACCGGAGGCGCCACCGGGGGGGGCAGGGGGGCCGGAGCCGGAGCGGGGGCTGGGGCCGCCACCAGCACGGGCCGACGGGCGGCTTCCACCACCAGGCACCAGCGGGAGCCGTTGCGGAGGGCCTCCACCCGGCGCCCATGGCGCTCCAGCACCCGCTGGAGGTTGTGGCGGATGGTCTCGTCATGCCCCAGGAGGATCTCCAGCTCCACCCCGGGGTGCTCCCCCAGGGTGGACTGCAGGGCCATCACCGCCTGCGCGACGGTGGCGTCCGTGAGATCCAGGCTGAGGGTGTCCATACCTGGAGTTTAGCGATAATCAGGGGTGGCACCAGTCCAGGGGCAGCACCTCGATGGCGTCACCGGGGGCGATGGAGGTCTGACCGGGGATGATGGTGAGGGCATTGCCTGCACCCAGTCCCGGGAGCATGCCCGGCCCCCCGGCGCTCAGCCGCACCCGCCAGGTGTCCCCATCCTTCCGCAGGGCGCTCCACTTCACGAAGGCGAAGCCCTTGCGGTCCGGCGAGGCGTCCTCGGCAAGGGCGGTCACCACCCGGTGGGCCACATCCTGTCGGCCCAGCATCCTCAGGAGGGCGGGCCGTACCAGGGTCTCGACGTTGATGAGGCAGCCGGTGGGGGGCCCTGAGAGGGCGAAGAGGGGCACCTCCCGCAGGCCGTCCCGCAGCACACCGAAGGTGACCGCTGCGCCGGGTCCCATGGCGATGCGGGCGAAGCGCACCTCCCCCAGGCGGCCCAGCACCTTCCGGGTCAGGTCGTAGTCCCCCTTGGAGACCCCCCCGGTGCTGAGGATGGCATCCAGACGGAGGCCCTGGGTGAGCTTGCTCACCAGGGACGCCTCCCGGTCCCGGGCGATACCCAGGGGTCGGGGGATGCCCCCGAGGTGGCGTACGAAGGCCGCCATGGCCCCGGAGTTGCAGTCGTGGATCTGGCCGGGTTTGAGGGGGCGACCCGGGGCCACCAGCTCGTCCCCCGAGGAGAGGATGCCGATGACCGGGCGGCGGTGGACCCGTACCCGGAGGCAGCCCAGCTGGGTGAGCACCGAGATCTGGGAGGGGCCGATGACCGTGCCCCGGGCCACGGCCAGGGCCCCCCTGGTGATGAGGGCTCCGGGCCGGGAGACGCTGGGCGGGCCCTGGGGAGCCGGAACGAAGATCTTCACCGTCTTGGGATGGGCCGGATTGGGGCCGTTCTTGTCCCCGGGCTCGTCGGTGTCCTCGAAGCGGATCACGCAGTCGGCCCCCTCGGGCAGCACCGAGCCGGTCATGGTGCGGATGGCGGTGCCGGGGGCCGCGGCCCGGCGGGAGACCTGCCCCGCACGGGCGGTGCCGATGACCCGCAGGGTGACGGGGCACTGGGGGCCCGCGGTGGCGATATCCTCCAGGCGCACCGCGTACCCATCGGGGCCGCCGGTGGCCTGGCGGGGCAGATCGAAATCCGCATGGACATCCTCCGCCAGCACCTGTCCCAGGCCGCGTGTCAGGGGTTTCTCCTCCACGGGCATGGCCCGGACCGTATCCAGGATGAGCTGCAGGGCTTCGGCGTAGGTCGTCATGGCTGGACTCCGGGAAGGGGGGTGCTTTCGGTGCTGATCACCAGGCGCTCGGCGCCCTTTTCAAAGAAGTGGTAGCCGGAGCCATCGCTCAGCTTGACGCCGGTGAAGGGGCGATGTCATATCGGG
The sequence above is drawn from the uncultured Holophaga sp. genome and encodes:
- a CDS encoding multidrug effflux MFS transporter, whose protein sequence is MPSFSPSRRRVLIVLLGGLSAVAPFCIDSYLPAFGQMATSLGTTVPRVGLSLSSYFLGICLGQLAYGPILDRFGRKTPLLWGMGILLVASLGCALAPGIRSLIAWRFLQAAGGCVGMVAGRALVVDLFAEEASRVFSSLMLVMGLAPVLAPSVGGWISLHFGWRAIFHLQACFALVLFLGTWGLLAMDRRNDRQVPLHPGRVLAAYGALLKERTFLTYSMAGNWANAGLLAYIAASPFVYMKVFGLSEAHFAWAFGINAIGFILGGQLNVPLLRKTGMARITATALWFQLGLSVVVALGGGWLGLGAIPCMILIWLFLVTQGVVFPNAAALSLVPFPERAGSASALSGAIMMALSALASALVSSLSNGTLQPMVIGMTACAGLAILFMLATPRSAGRG
- a CDS encoding substrate-binding domain-containing protein: MRYARSLVAFTALAITLGAGQPCSAAQGPVSIAPIADQAITMAEFMEPLFVTWRDHFQQSQPSFRGAHRATTNARVIQAFLEGTAPIGLCDKEMTEDEITAFTQRWGYPPTRIAIAMDGLVALTNRNNPIKEIHMEELDAVYSASRLQGWPKEIRTWGDLGLSGGNWAKRPIECWGQPEGSGTGAFFRESVTLGGALKPDLKRGDDLMLMIESLMANQAAIGYSSMSQAYPSLKAIPLIPKGGKDSVLASPGTVADGSYPLGRVLYIYLNKPLRQPMIPMFKLFLSYILSPEGQKLAESCGFAQLPPDLVAMGLHKLEN
- the cobT gene encoding nicotinate-nucleotide--dimethylbenzimidazole phosphoribosyltransferase, translating into MNLPVLPTLDPAKKAPIQAHQDDLAKPQGSLGRLEALGNQMAWIAGTLNIAEPEAYIFTFGGDHGIAAHGVSAFPQEVTIQMMANMAAGGAAINVLCRANRIHHAIVDVGVKVASEHPAVVQRNVLRGTGDPLAGPVMTREQAEACLQAGIEQIESLPKHPFALLGVGELGIANSAVAALLVSVFAGIDSDAATGPGTGVQGSALENKRQVIREVLTKHRPDPQDPIGVLAAVGGAEFGAMAGAMLAAASRGWAVIVDGYIAGAAACLALALDPKLKDFLVWSHRSAEPGATMLLEKIGIQPVLDFGFRLGEGTGAAMCVPVLRSSIAVLREMLTFSGAGVSESL
- the glp gene encoding gephyrin-like molybdotransferase Glp, which produces MTTYAEALQLILDTVRAMPVEEKPLTRGLGQVLAEDVHADFDLPRQATGGPDGYAVRLEDIATAGPQCPVTLRVIGTARAGQVSRRAAAPGTAIRTMTGSVLPEGADCVIRFEDTDEPGDKNGPNPAHPKTVKIFVPAPQGPPSVSRPGALITRGALAVARGTVIGPSQISVLTQLGCLRVRVHRRPVIGILSSGDELVAPGRPLKPGQIHDCNSGAMAAFVRHLGGIPRPLGIARDREASLVSKLTQGLRLDAILSTGGVSKGDYDLTRKVLGRLGEVRFARIAMGPGAAVTFGVLRDGLREVPLFALSGPPTGCLINVETLVRPALLRMLGRQDVAHRVVTALAEDASPDRKGFAFVKWSALRKDGDTWRVRLSAGGPGMLPGLGAGNALTIIPGQTSIAPGDAIEVLPLDWCHP
- the aat gene encoding leucyl/phenylalanyl-tRNA--protein transferase produces the protein MPVFTLSSSLQFPDPRLAEPDGLLAVGGDLSPERLLLAYRQGIFPWFGEGSPILWWCPLERAVFLAGDGHLSRRAQRALRQLPFELRWDTCFPEVIRHCAQIPRPGQDGTWITEEMEAAYTQLHQGGHAHSVEVFREGHLVGGLYGIQVGACFCGESMFSLEPYASRAAFQELCGRAWARGFRLIDGQLPNPNLSQLGARTLPRQDYLGHLAEALRLNPVLP